One window of Bacteroidota bacterium genomic DNA carries:
- a CDS encoding c-type cytochrome, whose product MNTTSNKPLRAIWVLTICMVFFTFFSVKTAFAQPDGQKLFRNNCSSCHTITDAKLIGPGLKGVQDRWQNKENLYSWIRNAPEFLKTGDPYANQLFEQYNKSIMTPFPHLKDEEIEAILSYVANPPVKVGDVPKGLPGAEKVTSPTSTILTLFSIAVVLIILLLILIGVKKSLKKVVNEKLSIPEGPELSFLESVRAWIYRNNKLTALIIILLVIGGMKDGWDSLMGIGVYKGYAPEQPINFSHRIHAGDNAIACIYCHSAADESRHAGIPSANVCMNCHKGIQEGTETGSTEIAKIYEALDYDPATGTYGTNTKPISWVRVHNLPDLAYFNHSQHVNVAGVECQTCHGPVEKMEVVAQHTDLTMGWCIDCHRETEVKTAGNGYYEEFHKRLVESGHAYKANPGSVKSDHTKLTVDKIGGIECAKCHY is encoded by the coding sequence ATGAATACTACATCCAATAAGCCTTTACGGGCAATATGGGTTCTCACAATATGTATGGTTTTTTTCACTTTTTTTAGTGTTAAAACTGCTTTTGCACAACCTGATGGGCAAAAACTATTCAGGAACAATTGTTCATCATGTCATACCATAACCGATGCTAAGCTAATTGGCCCTGGTTTAAAAGGTGTTCAAGACAGATGGCAGAATAAAGAAAACCTGTATTCTTGGATTAGAAATGCTCCTGAATTCTTGAAAACTGGCGATCCATACGCTAATCAATTGTTTGAGCAGTACAACAAGTCTATAATGACTCCTTTTCCTCATTTAAAGGATGAAGAAATTGAAGCCATCTTAAGTTATGTTGCAAATCCTCCGGTTAAAGTGGGTGATGTTCCAAAGGGTTTACCAGGTGCTGAAAAAGTAACTTCTCCAACATCTACAATTCTTACTTTGTTTTCTATTGCTGTTGTTTTAATAATTCTTTTATTGATATTAATAGGAGTTAAAAAATCACTTAAAAAAGTAGTAAATGAAAAATTAAGTATTCCTGAGGGTCCTGAACTTTCATTTTTAGAATCAGTAAGGGCATGGATTTACAGGAACAATAAGCTTACTGCCTTAATAATTATTTTGCTTGTTATTGGAGGGATGAAGGATGGTTGGGATTCATTAATGGGAATAGGCGTTTATAAAGGATACGCTCCTGAACAACCAATTAATTTCTCTCACAGAATACATGCTGGTGACAATGCGATCGCCTGTATTTATTGCCACTCCGCGGCAGATGAGAGCAGACATGCGGGAATTCCTTCAGCAAATGTATGCATGAATTGTCATAAAGGCATTCAGGAAGGTACTGAAACTGGTTCAACAGAAATTGCTAAAATATATGAAGCCCTTGATTATGATCCTGCAACGGGAACTTATGGAACAAATACAAAACCAATAAGCTGGGTTAGGGTGCATAACTTGCCTGATCTTGCCTATTTCAATCACTCGCAACACGTAAATGTTGCAGGTGTTGAATGTCAAACTTGCCATGGGCCTGTTGAAAAAATGGAGGTTGTAGCCCAGCATACTGATCTTACTATGGGATGGTGTATTGATTGCCATCGCGAAACAGAAGTTAAAACTGCAGGCAACGGGTATTATGAAGAATTCCATAAACGTCTTGTTGAATCCGGACATGCTTATAAAGCCAATCCCGGATCAGTTAAATCAGATCATACAAAACTAACAGTAGATAAAATTGGTGGCATTGAGTGTGCCAAGTGTCATTACTAA
- a CDS encoding SPOR domain-containing protein, translated as MKIKLFLSFFCFLIAFQFCFAQEFDLTEEKSSLNSRKLIVSNNRDSLMIKTSPGRIHIIQDQRIDSLLKKHLEINESKQTLDGFRVQISTESGANSRKASNDAKAVFLSKYPNVDAYVVHHAPNFKVRVGDFRTKLDASKFLEQVKKDFRGAFIVKDEINLPKL; from the coding sequence ATGAAAATCAAGCTTTTTTTATCCTTCTTTTGTTTTTTGATTGCATTTCAGTTCTGTTTTGCTCAAGAGTTTGATTTAACAGAAGAAAAAAGTTCTCTAAATTCTAGAAAATTAATTGTTTCAAACAATAGGGATTCCTTAATGATAAAAACAAGTCCTGGAAGAATTCATATTATCCAGGATCAGCGGATTGATTCGCTTCTTAAAAAGCATCTTGAAATAAATGAAAGTAAGCAAACATTAGATGGTTTCAGAGTTCAAATTTCCACAGAATCAGGAGCCAATTCAAGAAAGGCTTCAAATGATGCCAAGGCCGTTTTTTTATCTAAATATCCAAATGTAGATGCTTATGTGGTTCATCATGCACCTAACTTTAAGGTGCGCGTAGGGGATTTCAGAACAAAACTAGATGCATCAAAATTTCTGGAACAGGTAAAAAAAGACTTTAGGGGAGCCTTTATTGTTAAGGACGAGATAAATTTACCGAAACTATAA